CGTCCTCGGTGACCATCAGTTCGCGGCGCTGTTCATAGATCACCTTGCGCTGATCGTTCATCACGTCATCGAACTTCAACAGGTTCTTGCGGATGTCGAAGTTGCGCGCTTCGACCTTCTGCTGGGCCTTTTCCAGGGCCTTGTTGACCCAAGGATGGACGATGGCCTCGCCATCCTCGATGCCCAGCCTCTGCAACATGGAATCGATACGTTCGGACCCGAAGATACGCATCAGGTCGTCTTCCAGCGACAGGAAGAACTTGGAAGCGCCCGGATCGCCCTGGCGCCCGGCGCGGCCGCGCAACTGGTTGTCGATGCGGCGGCTTTCGTGGCGTTCGGTGCCGACGATGTAGAGCCCGCCAGCCTCCATGACGGTCTGCCGGGCCGCCGCCACCTCGTCGCGGATACGTTGGGCTTCCGCCGGGTCGGGCGACCCGCCCAGTTCGTTGCGGATGCGCATGTCGGCGTTGCCGCCCAACTGGATGTCCGTGCCGCGGCCGGCCATGTTGGTGGCGATGGTGACGGCGCCGGCCTGGCCCGCCTGGGCGACGATGGCAGCTTCCTGTTCGTGGTAGCGGGCGTTCAGCACCTTGTGCGGTACCTTCCGGGCCTTCAGCATCTCCGACAGCAATTCCGACTTCTCGATGCTGACCGTACCGACCAGCACCGGCTGCCGGCGCTCCCGGCATTCCTCCACCAGCTTGATGATGGCCTCGTGCTTCTCGCGGGCGCTGCGGTAGACTTCGTCGTCGGCGTCCTTACGGACGCAATCGACGTTGGTCGGGACGTCGACGACCTCGAGGTTGTAGATTTCCAGGAACTCTCCGGCCTCGGTCATCGCCGTGCCGGTCATGCCCGCCAGCTTGGGATAGAGGCGGAAGTAATTCTGGAAAGTGATGGAGGCCAACGTCTGATTCTCGTGCTGGATCGAGACGCCTTCCTTGGCTTCCAGGGCTTGGTGCAGACCTTCCGAATAGCGGCGGCCTTCCATCATGCGCCCGGTGAATTCGTCGATGATCACCACCCGGTCGTCCTTGACCAGATAGTCCACGTCACGGGTGAACAGCTTGTGGGCGCGCAGGGCCTGATTGGCGTGGTGCACCAGGGAGACGTTCTTGAGATCGTAGAGCCCCCCCTCCCGTAGCAGCCCCGCCTCGCGCAGCAGACGGTCGAGCGTCTCGGTGCCGGTTTCGGTGAAGGTGGCGGCGCGCATCTTCTCGTCCTTCTCGAAGTCGGACGGTGCCAGCATGGGGATCAGCTTGTCGATGGCGGCGTAGAGTTCCGAGGAATCCTCGGCCGGGCCCGAGATGATGAGCGGCGTGCGCGCCTCGTCGATCAGGATCGAGTCCACCTCGTCGACGATGGCGTAGTTGAAGCTGCGCTGAACCATCTGCTCGAACGAGAACTTCATGTTGTCGCGCAGGTAGTCGAAGCCGAATTCGTTGTTGGTGCCGTAGGTGATGTCGGCGTTGTAGGCGGCTTGGCGTTCGACGTCGTCCAGTTCGTGCACGATGCAGCCGACCGAAAGCCCCAGGAACCGGTAGACGGCACCCATCCAGCCCTGGCCCGACAAGGCATTCAGGTAGACCGGCAGTGTCGCGACGAGGGTCTTGCCTTCACCGGTCCGCATCTCGGAGATCATGCCCCGATGCAGGACGATTCCGCCGACCATCTGGACGTCGAAATGGCGCTGGCCGAGAGTGCGCTTGGCCGCCTCGCGCACGGTGGCGAAGGCCTCGACGAGCAGGTCGTCCAGAGCCTCCCCGTTCTCCAGCCGGCCCTTGAACCACGCCGTGCGGCCGCGGATTTCGTCGTCGGAGAGCTTCTCCAGGTCCGGCTCCAGGGCGTTGATGGCCTCGACGGTGCCACGCAGACGCTTGACGAAACGCTCGTTGGCGGAACCGAACAGCCGACGGAAGATGGCGGAGAACATGGGCGATCCTTCGGGAAACTCTCGGGCGAGGCCGGCGGTCGCGAATTCCCCCGCCGCCGGGCGTCAAGAGAGATAGAAGGGGGG
This window of the Magnetospirillum sp. WYHS-4 genome carries:
- the secA gene encoding preprotein translocase subunit SecA, translated to MFSAIFRRLFGSANERFVKRLRGTVEAINALEPDLEKLSDDEIRGRTAWFKGRLENGEALDDLLVEAFATVREAAKRTLGQRHFDVQMVGGIVLHRGMISEMRTGEGKTLVATLPVYLNALSGQGWMGAVYRFLGLSVGCIVHELDDVERQAAYNADITYGTNNEFGFDYLRDNMKFSFEQMVQRSFNYAIVDEVDSILIDEARTPLIISGPAEDSSELYAAIDKLIPMLAPSDFEKDEKMRAATFTETGTETLDRLLREAGLLREGGLYDLKNVSLVHHANQALRAHKLFTRDVDYLVKDDRVVIIDEFTGRMMEGRRYSEGLHQALEAKEGVSIQHENQTLASITFQNYFRLYPKLAGMTGTAMTEAGEFLEIYNLEVVDVPTNVDCVRKDADDEVYRSAREKHEAIIKLVEECRERRQPVLVGTVSIEKSELLSEMLKARKVPHKVLNARYHEQEAAIVAQAGQAGAVTIATNMAGRGTDIQLGGNADMRIRNELGGSPDPAEAQRIRDEVAAARQTVMEAGGLYIVGTERHESRRIDNQLRGRAGRQGDPGASKFFLSLEDDLMRIFGSERIDSMLQRLGIEDGEAIVHPWVNKALEKAQQKVEARNFDIRKNLLKFDDVMNDQRKVIYEQRRELMVTEDVSEEIVDMRHEVVEGMVTRCIPERAYAEQWNMDALHEEVLRVLGLDVPVHAWAKEEGIADKEIRERLKDASDRKMAEKAVTYGTDIWRQVEKSLLLQVLDQMWKDHLLTLDHLRQGIGLRAYGQRDPLNEYKREAFDLFEIMLQNLRERITGLLAHVELRDSPTEEELFGTPEREMIETREDPAFHSHASTESEVGAGAASAPLRSRQAGAGVDPKDPATWGRVSRNSACPCGSGRKYKHCHGAAG